In Xenorhabdus nematophila ATCC 19061, one DNA window encodes the following:
- the thiP gene encoding thiamine/thiamine pyrophosphate ABC transporter permease ThiP, with amino-acid sequence MAKRCKPLIAGWLLPGVIASGLLIIIALSAFGALWFNAPDSNWYEFLHDSYLWHVIQFTFWQAFLSALLSVIPAIFLARALHRRHFPGKALFLRLCAMTLILPVLVALFGILTVYGQTGWLASMCQWLGIEYRFTPYGLKGILLAHIFFNMPMATRLLLQSLENIAIEQRQLAAQLGMNEWQHFRLVEWPYLRRQILPTGALIFMLCFASFATVLALGGGPAATTIELAIYQALSYDYDLAHAALLGLIQLFCCLGLVLLSQKLKGALSVGYGHQQQWRNPQDSWQRKLFDGLLISLALLLLLPPLLAVISDGLNSGIFAVLRQPALWQALTTSVIIALGAGLLCVVLTMMLLWSSRELRLRHSPRWGQAIETSGLLILAMPGIVLATGFFLLLNTTFGLPQSPYGLVILTNALMAIPYALKVLENPMRDLAERYNLLCRSLNIQGFNRLRWIELKALKMPLAQALAFACVLSIGDFGIVALFASEDFRTLPYYLYQQIGAYHSQDGAVTAFLLLLLCFILFTVIERLPGQRHD; translated from the coding sequence ATGGCAAAACGCTGTAAGCCGTTAATTGCAGGCTGGTTATTACCGGGGGTTATTGCCTCCGGTTTGTTAATTATCATTGCCCTGTCTGCCTTTGGGGCATTGTGGTTCAATGCGCCCGACAGCAACTGGTACGAATTCTTGCATGACAGTTATCTCTGGCATGTTATTCAATTCACTTTCTGGCAAGCCTTTTTATCTGCCCTCTTATCGGTAATACCCGCAATATTTCTGGCAAGAGCACTTCACCGCCGCCATTTTCCCGGCAAAGCACTCTTTCTGCGTTTATGCGCCATGACGTTGATCCTGCCTGTTTTAGTCGCTCTGTTCGGCATCCTGACTGTTTATGGGCAAACCGGCTGGCTGGCAAGTATGTGCCAGTGGTTGGGCATTGAATATCGTTTTACTCCTTATGGGTTAAAAGGCATTCTGCTGGCACATATTTTTTTCAATATGCCGATGGCGACACGTCTGCTGCTGCAATCACTGGAAAATATCGCCATCGAACAACGGCAACTCGCAGCCCAACTGGGTATGAATGAATGGCAACATTTTCGTTTGGTGGAATGGCCTTATCTGCGACGCCAAATTTTACCCACCGGCGCACTGATTTTCATGTTGTGCTTTGCCAGTTTTGCCACCGTGCTCGCGCTGGGCGGCGGCCCGGCGGCAACCACCATTGAACTGGCCATTTATCAGGCTCTCAGTTATGACTACGATCTCGCACATGCGGCACTACTCGGGCTTATCCAACTGTTTTGCTGCCTTGGTCTGGTACTGCTTAGCCAAAAACTCAAAGGAGCACTGTCAGTCGGTTATGGTCATCAACAACAATGGCGTAATCCTCAGGATTCATGGCAGCGGAAATTATTTGATGGCCTGTTGATTAGTCTGGCTTTGCTCCTTTTGCTCCCACCTTTATTGGCCGTCATTTCAGATGGTTTAAACAGCGGCATTTTTGCTGTTTTACGCCAGCCTGCTTTATGGCAGGCCTTAACAACTTCGGTCATTATTGCATTGGGAGCGGGTTTACTGTGTGTTGTACTGACCATGATGTTGTTATGGAGCAGCCGGGAATTACGCTTACGTCATTCTCCCCGTTGGGGACAAGCGATAGAAACCAGTGGGTTGCTGATCCTTGCCATGCCGGGAATTGTCCTTGCAACAGGCTTTTTTCTTCTGCTGAACACAACTTTTGGATTGCCTCAATCACCTTACGGATTGGTCATTCTGACCAATGCACTGATGGCAATCCCTTATGCCTTGAAAGTGTTGGAAAACCCGATGCGTGATCTGGCGGAACGCTACAATCTTCTGTGTCGTTCACTCAATATTCAAGGGTTTAACCGGCTGCGTTGGATTGAACTGAAGGCACTGAAGATGCCATTGGCGCAAGCGTTGGCTTTCGCCTGTGTGCTCTCAATTGGCGATTTCGGCATTGTCGCATTATTTGCCAGCGAAGATTTCCGTACTTTACCTTATTACCTGTATCAGCAAATTGGAGCCTATCACAGTCAGGATGGTGCAGTGACCGCATTCCTGCTACTCCTGCTTTGCTTTATTTTGTTCACTGTTATTGAACGCTTACCGGGTCAACGCCATGATTAA
- the thiQ gene encoding thiamine ABC transporter ATP-binding protein ThiQ, translating into MIKLENVIYTYAHLAMRFDVEIKAGERIAILGPSGAGKSTLLGLIAGFLFPKQGKIWLDGENYTNIPPSKRPVSMLFQENNLFSHLTIEQNIGLGLHPGLRLNAEQKKTLQQIASQVSLEAYLSRLPAQLSGGQRQRAALARCLVRHQPILLLDEPFSALDPALRNEMLELLDQVCSERQITLLMVSHNLDDAAKIAPRSLLIVDGKVHYDGETEKLVSGEADEATILGITNIVA; encoded by the coding sequence ATGATTAAACTCGAAAATGTCATTTACACTTATGCACACCTCGCCATGCGTTTCGATGTGGAGATTAAAGCCGGAGAACGCATTGCCATCCTCGGCCCAAGCGGAGCAGGTAAAAGCACATTGTTAGGTTTAATTGCCGGTTTCCTATTTCCGAAACAAGGCAAGATCTGGCTGGATGGCGAAAATTACACCAATATCCCCCCTTCCAAACGACCTGTCTCCATGCTGTTTCAGGAAAATAATCTGTTTTCCCATTTAACCATTGAGCAAAACATCGGTTTGGGGCTGCATCCCGGATTACGATTAAATGCAGAGCAAAAGAAAACACTCCAGCAAATTGCTTCCCAAGTCTCTCTGGAAGCATATTTATCTCGCCTGCCGGCTCAGCTCTCTGGCGGGCAGCGCCAACGGGCGGCACTGGCGCGCTGTTTAGTCCGTCATCAACCGATTTTATTACTGGATGAACCATTTTCAGCGCTCGATCCTGCTTTGCGCAATGAGATGCTGGAATTGCTGGATCAGGTGTGCAGTGAGCGGCAAATTACCTTATTGATGGTATCCCATAATCTTGATGATGCCGCAAAAATCGCCCCTCGCTCTTTGCTGATTGTGGATGGGAAAGTTCATTATGATGGGGAGACGGAGAAGTTGGTAAGTGGCGAGGCAGATGAGGCGACAATATTGGGTATCACCAATATTGTCGCCTAA